In Aequorivita sp. H23M31, a single window of DNA contains:
- a CDS encoding dicarboxylate/amino acid:cation symporter, protein MKRLFSNLLFRVFLAIVFGIIFGLYLPESVNRIFTTFNAFFGQFLNFAIPLIIMGLIMPAISDLGKGAGKLLLITAAIAYGSTLFSGFMTYFAASSIFPSLLASQVDATAQIAETGKELTPYFSIIIPPVLDVMSALALAFVIGLGLSYQEKSSLKSVVKDFQVIIMQLIENVIVPLLPLFILGIFASMAYSGKVYSILSVFLNIIGVIFALHIGLLLIQYLIAGSIVGKNPIRLLANMMPAYFTALGTQSSAATIPVTLEQTKKNGVSDKIAGFVIPLCATIHLSGSTMKITACAMALMILEGMPFTFTLFAGFIAMLGIAMIAAPGVPGGAIMAAIALLQSMLGFNEEMIGLMIALYIAMDSFGTACNVTGDGAIALVINKITKQGIAYST, encoded by the coding sequence ATGAAGCGCTTATTTTCCAATCTACTTTTCAGGGTTTTTCTAGCAATTGTCTTCGGAATAATCTTCGGACTTTATCTCCCCGAATCCGTCAATAGAATTTTTACAACTTTCAATGCTTTCTTTGGTCAATTCCTGAATTTTGCAATTCCACTGATTATTATGGGATTGATTATGCCAGCCATTTCGGATCTTGGGAAGGGGGCAGGAAAGTTACTTTTAATAACTGCTGCCATAGCTTATGGATCTACACTTTTTTCAGGTTTTATGACTTATTTTGCTGCTTCAAGCATATTTCCATCCCTATTGGCTTCTCAAGTAGATGCTACTGCCCAAATTGCCGAAACTGGGAAGGAACTAACGCCTTACTTCAGTATAATAATTCCGCCAGTTTTAGATGTAATGTCGGCTTTGGCTTTGGCATTTGTAATTGGTTTAGGGTTATCCTATCAGGAAAAATCAAGTTTGAAATCCGTGGTCAAGGATTTTCAAGTCATCATAATGCAATTGATAGAAAATGTGATTGTTCCGCTTTTGCCACTCTTTATTTTGGGAATTTTTGCAAGCATGGCCTATAGCGGAAAAGTATATTCCATTCTCTCTGTTTTTCTCAATATAATCGGGGTTATTTTCGCTCTTCATATCGGCTTGTTGCTAATACAATACTTAATAGCCGGCTCAATTGTGGGGAAAAATCCCATCCGCTTGTTGGCGAATATGATGCCTGCCTATTTTACTGCCCTAGGAACCCAATCTTCGGCAGCAACGATTCCCGTGACCTTGGAACAGACCAAAAAGAATGGCGTCTCCGATAAAATCGCAGGTTTTGTAATTCCCTTATGTGCCACCATACACTTGTCTGGAAGTACCATGAAAATAACCGCCTGCGCAATGGCATTAATGATTTTGGAAGGCATGCCATTTACCTTCACGCTATTTGCCGGATTTATAGCTATGTTAGGAATTGCGATGATCGCAGCTCCAGGAGTTCCCGGAGGTGCGATTATGGCGGCGATAGCTTTGTTGCAGTCTATGTTAGGTTTTAACGAAGAAATGATTGGGCTTATGATCGCCCTGTACATCGCTATGGACAGTTTTGGTACCGCTTGCAATGTCACCGGAGATGGTGCCATCGCTCTGGTAATAAACAAAATAACAAAACAAGGTATCGCTTATTCGACTTGA
- a CDS encoding alpha/beta hydrolase, with the protein MSIEKQVSYTTSNSYSTLNSFTEKTKNVWMVFHGLGYLSKYFINYFSELNSEENYIIAPQAPSKYYQDKRFKHVGASWLTKENTIMETENVLNYVDAVFENEITDEIPNLIVLGYSQGVSIAARWIAKRKIQCNMLILHSGGIPVELKPEDFEFLDPTAKVIYLYGDKDQYVTEARKTEEQLKGSKLFKDRLKIEVFEGIHKVNKEFLMKISKWDFSK; encoded by the coding sequence ATGAGCATCGAAAAACAGGTCTCCTACACCACTTCAAATAGCTATTCCACCCTAAATTCCTTCACCGAAAAGACGAAAAACGTCTGGATGGTTTTTCACGGCTTGGGCTATTTAAGCAAATACTTCATTAATTATTTCTCTGAACTCAATTCTGAAGAAAATTACATAATTGCGCCTCAAGCACCCTCCAAATACTATCAGGACAAACGCTTTAAACATGTTGGTGCTTCTTGGTTGACTAAGGAAAACACCATAATGGAAACTGAAAACGTACTTAATTATGTGGATGCAGTATTTGAAAACGAAATTACAGATGAAATTCCCAATCTAATCGTATTGGGATATTCTCAGGGAGTTTCAATCGCTGCACGGTGGATTGCGAAACGAAAAATTCAATGCAATATGCTGATTCTCCATTCAGGAGGTATTCCAGTGGAGCTGAAACCAGAGGATTTTGAATTTCTAGATCCTACTGCTAAGGTTATTTATCTTTATGGCGACAAAGACCAATACGTTACCGAAGCACGAAAAACCGAGGAACAATTAAAAGGAAGTAAACTTTTTAAAGACCGATTAAAAATAGAAGTGTTTGAAGGAATTCACAAAGTGAACAAGGAATTTCTGATGAAAATTTCCAAATGGGATTTTTCCAAATAA
- a CDS encoding ATP-binding protein: MDFKKELYDFQNHQDGTSKFIKDILSFCNTVRNETSYIIFGIKEMGDSSLDLLGISENIDDSILQEKARTKIFPSPGFKYYTLSYKSKLFGILEFPVTKYEVPLSPTTKMKGLEPGKFYFRNGTSNTEASGLESIHIGKWLDSLPNFKVNSEQKIKTSDFIIRLSNEDEKLSKVLPELLAFATENNWVNLVEFCSIQIIGIRSQTDEEYPYRMQKVWGSIYQAEFNSNPYLVLTQNKLQKELNEDKNFFSLKLTFTQSLLELENIIKKFDEDSGFSITIQKRNMKEISKDGPDRPFFIYCLEDDYKSVYSNIRQKAIDYLMLK, translated from the coding sequence TTGGATTTCAAAAAGGAACTTTACGATTTTCAGAATCATCAGGATGGAACTTCAAAATTTATTAAAGACATACTTTCCTTTTGCAATACAGTAAGAAATGAAACATCATATATAATTTTTGGTATAAAAGAAATGGGGGATAGCTCTCTAGATTTATTAGGAATTTCGGAAAATATTGATGATTCAATTCTTCAAGAAAAGGCTAGAACAAAAATATTTCCATCACCAGGCTTTAAATATTATACACTTTCTTATAAAAGCAAACTATTTGGAATTTTAGAATTTCCAGTGACCAAGTATGAAGTTCCACTATCGCCAACAACGAAAATGAAAGGTTTAGAACCTGGAAAGTTTTATTTCAGAAATGGAACTTCTAATACCGAAGCTTCTGGACTAGAGTCCATTCATATTGGCAAATGGCTAGATAGCCTTCCAAATTTCAAAGTTAATTCAGAACAAAAGATAAAAACCTCAGATTTTATAATTAGGTTATCGAACGAAGATGAAAAGCTTTCAAAAGTTTTACCGGAATTGTTAGCATTCGCTACTGAAAATAATTGGGTAAATCTTGTTGAATTTTGTTCAATTCAGATTATTGGGATCCGAAGTCAAACCGATGAGGAGTATCCATATAGAATGCAAAAAGTATGGGGATCCATTTACCAAGCAGAATTTAATTCTAATCCATATTTGGTATTAACTCAAAATAAATTGCAAAAGGAATTAAATGAAGACAAAAATTTCTTTTCTTTAAAATTAACCTTCACTCAAAGTTTACTTGAATTAGAAAATATAATCAAGAAATTTGATGAGGATTCTGGATTTAGTATTACAATTCAAAAGAGGAATATGAAGGAAATATCAAAGGATGGCCCAGATAGGCCATTCTTTATTTATTGTCTTGAAGATGATTATAAATCGGTTTATAGCAATATTAGACAAAAAGCAATCGATTATTTAATGCTAAAATAA
- a CDS encoding PaaI family thioesterase — translation MTKSEILTACNNMCKNTLMETLDIEFTDVGDDFLVARMPVTPRIHQPDGVLHGGASVALAESVGSAGAFIFLNSDEVVIRGLEISANHVKSVRDGYVYAHASILHKGRTTQLWQIKITNEEGDLVSLVKLTTITLPKRN, via the coding sequence ATGACCAAATCAGAAATCCTTACTGCCTGCAACAATATGTGCAAAAACACCCTTATGGAAACTCTAGATATCGAGTTTACCGATGTGGGTGATGATTTTTTGGTAGCCCGAATGCCCGTAACCCCAAGAATCCACCAACCCGATGGAGTTTTACACGGAGGTGCTTCCGTAGCTTTGGCAGAGAGTGTAGGCAGCGCGGGAGCATTTATCTTTTTAAATTCTGATGAAGTCGTTATCCGTGGTTTGGAAATTTCTGCCAATCACGTAAAAAGTGTACGCGATGGCTATGTATATGCGCACGCCAGTATTCTTCATAAAGGTCGCACCACCCAACTTTGGCAGATAAAGATCACCAATGAAGAAGGTGACTTGGTTTCCCTAGTAAAACTCACCACCATTACTCTCCCAAAACGCAATTGA
- a CDS encoding isochorismate synthase, protein MDFKTLIEKVSLQYEKKLPFVIFSKTSSETVRCYCQQNDNLYIDDSLSNNGFVLSPFDSRLESYLIPKNESESFETYFKISEIEKERVEVSELESDRIAYEEFISETIDTIQKGDAAKIVVSRKKDFQLSDFSIASLVERLFSAYPTAFRYVWFHPKTGIWCGATPEILVNIEQNKFRTMALAGTQPYTSGEITWRKKEMEEQHFVTEAILENLNGIVNDIEVSETRNHRAGSLLHLCTDISGKLGEEEGALAKIAWALHPTPAICGTPQKYARDYIIENEGYPREFYTGFLGPIEEDNASATLMVNLRCMKIENETASIFVGGGITADSHPEEEWKETQNKMQTMLQVLQPML, encoded by the coding sequence ATGGATTTCAAGACCCTGATTGAAAAAGTTTCTCTGCAATACGAGAAAAAACTGCCCTTTGTGATTTTTTCTAAAACAAGCAGTGAAACTGTTCGCTGTTATTGTCAGCAAAACGACAACTTATATATCGACGATTCTCTGAGCAATAACGGTTTTGTGTTATCTCCATTTGATAGTCGTTTGGAAAGTTATCTTATTCCTAAAAACGAATCAGAAAGCTTTGAAACATATTTTAAAATTTCTGAAATAGAGAAGGAGCGGGTTGAAGTTTCAGAATTGGAAAGCGATCGAATTGCTTATGAAGAATTTATCTCTGAAACAATAGACACCATCCAAAAAGGGGATGCAGCAAAGATTGTCGTATCACGAAAGAAGGATTTTCAACTTTCCGATTTTTCGATAGCAAGTTTGGTAGAACGTCTTTTCTCTGCTTATCCAACCGCATTTAGATATGTTTGGTTTCATCCCAAAACGGGAATTTGGTGTGGAGCAACGCCTGAGATCCTTGTCAATATTGAACAGAACAAATTTAGAACCATGGCATTGGCAGGAACCCAGCCATACACTTCGGGAGAGATTACTTGGCGTAAAAAGGAAATGGAGGAACAGCATTTCGTGACTGAAGCAATTTTAGAAAATCTAAACGGAATTGTAAATGACATTGAAGTCTCTGAAACCCGAAATCATCGCGCTGGTTCGCTTTTACATCTTTGTACAGATATTTCGGGAAAATTGGGTGAAGAGGAGGGAGCTCTAGCCAAGATTGCCTGGGCATTGCATCCTACACCTGCTATTTGCGGTACGCCTCAAAAATATGCCAGGGATTATATTATTGAAAACGAAGGATATCCACGCGAATTTTATACTGGTTTTCTCGGTCCCATTGAAGAAGATAACGCTTCTGCCACGTTAATGGTCAATTTAAGATGTATGAAAATTGAAAATGAAACGGCATCTATTTTTGTAGGTGGAGGAATCACGGCAGATTCTCATCCAGAAGAGGAGTGGAAGGAAACCCAAAATAAAATGCAGACTATGCTACAAGTATTGCAGCCAATGCTTTAA
- the menD gene encoding 2-succinyl-5-enolpyruvyl-6-hydroxy-3-cyclohexene-1-carboxylic-acid synthase: MKFSTKLLSQTLVQLCLEKGINHIVISPGSRNAPLTIGFGEHPKFKCFSVVDERSAAFFALGMAQQLKKPVAVVCTSGSALLNYYPAIAEAFYSDIPLVVLSADRPAEFIDIGDGQTIRQENVFENLILYSANCKEGEEFQVHNETEINIALNTAYELNGPVHINIPFSEPLYKTTEHQLVWPQNVPPRLPIISSGENISQEVFTDFVEQWNSSKRKMILVGVLAPDSLEQRFVEQLANDESVLVLTETTSNLHNPNFISAIDQLIAPLTEDDFKLLQPEVLLTFGGMIVSKKIKSFLRTFPPKTHWHIDSKRAYDTFFALDQHFKGSINEFCAEFLPKTVEVASEYKKHWLQIKNYRLARHEIYETQIPYSDFMVFCTVLSELPQNIQLQLSNSATIRYAQLFDIPSSVEVFCNRGTSGIDGSTSTAVGAAYASKLPTVFLTGDLSFFYDSNGLWNDCIPSNFKIVVVNNGGGGIFRILPGDKDSELFDTYFETKHSLSAKQLSEMFGFNYAVINDKEDLREKVKDFFGSENGPSLLEIFTPSTVNDAVLLEYFRFVGI, from the coding sequence ATGAAATTCTCCACAAAATTACTCTCGCAGACCCTTGTACAATTATGCTTGGAAAAGGGCATCAATCATATCGTTATTTCTCCTGGATCCCGTAATGCTCCGTTAACCATCGGATTCGGCGAACATCCCAAATTTAAATGTTTTAGCGTTGTCGATGAACGCAGTGCGGCTTTCTTCGCCTTGGGAATGGCGCAGCAACTTAAAAAACCCGTTGCGGTTGTTTGTACTTCTGGCTCGGCGTTGCTGAATTATTATCCAGCTATTGCAGAAGCCTTTTATAGCGATATTCCGCTAGTGGTCCTTTCCGCAGACAGACCTGCCGAATTTATAGACATAGGAGATGGGCAAACCATCCGCCAGGAAAATGTATTTGAAAACCTTATTCTATACAGTGCCAATTGTAAAGAAGGAGAGGAATTTCAGGTGCATAATGAAACAGAAATAAACATTGCCCTGAATACTGCTTATGAGCTTAATGGTCCTGTGCATATAAATATTCCGTTTTCTGAACCTCTTTATAAAACCACCGAGCATCAATTGGTATGGCCGCAGAATGTACCACCAAGATTGCCGATAATTTCTTCCGGAGAAAATATTTCTCAAGAAGTGTTTACGGATTTTGTGGAGCAATGGAACAGCAGTAAACGAAAAATGATCCTTGTAGGAGTTTTAGCTCCCGATAGTTTGGAGCAAAGGTTTGTAGAACAACTTGCAAATGACGAAAGTGTTTTGGTTTTGACCGAAACCACGTCTAACCTCCATAATCCGAATTTTATTTCGGCTATTGATCAACTGATTGCTCCGCTCACCGAAGATGATTTTAAATTGTTACAGCCTGAGGTTTTGCTCACTTTCGGAGGAATGATAGTTTCCAAAAAGATAAAGTCATTTTTACGGACCTTTCCCCCCAAAACCCATTGGCACATAGATTCCAAAAGAGCATACGATACTTTTTTTGCATTGGATCAGCATTTTAAAGGAAGCATAAATGAGTTTTGTGCTGAATTCCTTCCGAAGACAGTAGAAGTAGCGTCTGAATATAAAAAGCACTGGCTTCAAATTAAAAATTATCGATTAGCCCGGCACGAAATTTATGAAACTCAGATTCCCTATTCTGATTTTATGGTTTTTTGTACGGTGCTAAGTGAACTTCCCCAAAATATTCAACTTCAATTGAGCAATAGCGCTACAATCCGTTATGCACAGCTTTTCGATATTCCCAGTTCGGTTGAGGTTTTCTGCAATCGGGGGACTAGTGGGATTGACGGTAGCACAAGCACGGCAGTAGGAGCAGCCTATGCTTCAAAATTGCCTACCGTTTTTTTAACTGGCGATCTCAGTTTCTTTTATGACAGCAACGGTTTATGGAATGATTGTATTCCAAGTAATTTCAAAATTGTGGTTGTCAATAATGGAGGAGGGGGTATTTTCAGAATTCTCCCAGGAGATAAAGATTCAGAATTGTTCGACACTTATTTTGAAACCAAACATAGCCTAAGCGCAAAGCAACTTTCGGAAATGTTTGGTTTTAATTATGCAGTCATCAATGACAAAGAGGATTTAAGAGAAAAAGTGAAGGATTTTTTCGGCTCAGAAAACGGTCCGTCTTTGTTGGAGATATTTACACCTTCAACGGTCAATGACGCTGTGTTGTTGGAATATTTTAGGTTTGTTGGTATTTAA
- a CDS encoding ABC transporter permease/M1 family aminopeptidase, with product MLEIFLFELKYRFRRPATYIYIALMFLIPLLLSVFTDSVTAQYTNSPNAIVGILGGMSIISLFFYAAIMGVAVYRDEEHRTAQTYFTFPISEKNYILGRFFGSFTIVTIMNIAAVLGAIIGFGMGAFLERPDYGTYTSFDFTAYFQPFIYLLTFNAFFIGSLFFCLMTFFKRMSILYLGGIVILILTIASGQLLSSLDTEWMSIYFDPFGEKAYSYITKYWTVDELNNSQLSLSGKFALNRLLWLGISFLIFFFTLFKFSYKGFLTTSKKKSVKEGKEEYVPSSFIPNITQVFNAEARRENLLSLSKIEFLSIVKETVFIILIVIGIIVAGFITFQSNQIYGTPSLPLTRYMVSQISGGLSLFSVIILVIYAGEAVHRTRQNKTFEFYDALPVSNFTLYLSKIIALMGVAVVLTLLNVVVGILYQTFNGYFHYEVDVYLIFNFTTIFPSYVMTVLLAFFIHVLVNNKFLGHFLVIIIYIGLPLLFTLAFKTTNPLVIFGGTPSGFLSDLNGFGHYLFGSFWLNLYWILFTGILATIGILFWNRGFLSSAKERLQIAKKRFSGKTLGIMLFFILAFVSVGAYSYYNLKVLNQLENGDYSNRISAEAEKKYAKYIDKPHIQVIDLKAFIDIFPEERDVVAKGEFKVINNFDTPIDTLFMEIKFPIADTKITKVVYNGQELEPFERDEDYRAFIYKLPESLQPEETASLVIETKATTHGFSSDSETAILGNGTFFRDDIFPSFHYERVLLENGARKKYGLEELDYILSSRTDSTALRKNLFNEDGDYLHFEAVVSTKKGQVAVAPGKLTKHWDEDDRSYFQYKLENKTDYFFSFVSAAYEIEKDSWIAPSGKKVDIEIYHSPKHNKNLEYFIKGIKVALDYNSKNFLEYPYSVIRVIEFPAYATFAQSFATTIPYSEDFGFAADFSKADSYNYAFRITSHEVAHQWWGHIVTPSKTSGGNIISETLAEYTSLMTMKHEYGENAIKTFLKSSLDKYLAGRKFSFKPERALIDVETGGHIWYEKGSMIMYDLQDAMGEDVLNKGLKNFMNEYKYNEKGFYPTSEDLYKAIHAVTPDSLKYKIDDGFKEIVLYENRVMDAKTKELANGKWETTFTVNSQKIYYDNTGREEKIDNKKNLVDIGLFGEDIVNNEGVTIKNPLYFELKWLKPGDNTFTIVTDKKPLKAGIDPYNKLIDRNSDDNLKTVE from the coding sequence ATGTTAGAGATCTTTTTATTCGAACTGAAATATCGGTTTCGGCGACCTGCGACCTACATCTACATTGCGTTGATGTTTCTTATTCCACTTTTATTGAGCGTTTTTACTGATTCGGTTACGGCACAATATACCAACAGCCCCAATGCCATTGTTGGTATCTTGGGGGGAATGAGCATTATTAGCTTATTCTTTTATGCAGCTATTATGGGTGTAGCCGTGTATCGTGATGAGGAACATAGAACGGCACAGACTTATTTTACATTTCCCATTTCAGAAAAAAATTATATCCTGGGAAGGTTCTTCGGAAGTTTTACCATTGTAACCATTATGAACATTGCGGCTGTTTTAGGTGCAATTATCGGTTTCGGTATGGGCGCATTTTTAGAACGTCCAGATTACGGCACCTATACTTCCTTCGATTTTACCGCCTATTTTCAGCCCTTTATATACTTATTGACTTTCAACGCCTTTTTTATAGGAAGTTTGTTTTTCTGTTTAATGACGTTTTTCAAACGGATGTCGATTTTATACTTGGGAGGAATTGTAATCCTGATCCTAACCATCGCATCCGGGCAATTATTATCAAGCTTGGACACCGAATGGATGAGTATATATTTTGATCCTTTTGGTGAAAAAGCATACTCCTATATCACTAAATATTGGACGGTAGATGAGCTTAACAATAGCCAGCTATCACTCTCAGGGAAATTTGCTTTAAATAGATTATTATGGTTGGGAATTTCATTTTTGATTTTCTTTTTCACCTTATTTAAATTCTCTTATAAGGGATTTTTGACCACTTCAAAAAAGAAATCGGTTAAAGAAGGAAAAGAAGAATATGTTCCGTCTTCCTTTATCCCCAATATCACCCAGGTCTTTAATGCCGAAGCACGACGGGAAAATCTTCTTTCTTTAAGTAAAATCGAATTCCTTTCTATCGTAAAGGAAACCGTGTTTATCATCTTGATTGTAATAGGAATTATCGTTGCAGGATTTATCACCTTTCAATCCAATCAAATTTACGGCACTCCTTCCCTACCCTTAACCCGTTATATGGTGTCGCAGATTTCAGGTGGGCTTTCTTTGTTTTCGGTAATTATTTTGGTGATTTATGCTGGCGAAGCAGTGCACAGAACCAGACAGAACAAAACATTTGAATTCTATGATGCCTTGCCGGTTAGCAATTTTACCCTATATCTCTCAAAAATAATTGCATTAATGGGTGTCGCCGTGGTTTTGACATTATTGAATGTAGTTGTAGGAATTTTATACCAAACTTTTAACGGCTATTTTCATTACGAAGTGGATGTTTATTTAATTTTTAATTTCACTACAATTTTTCCCTCATATGTAATGACCGTGCTTTTGGCATTTTTTATCCACGTTTTGGTGAACAATAAATTCCTTGGACATTTTCTGGTTATTATAATTTATATAGGTCTTCCACTTCTCTTCACCCTAGCATTTAAAACAACAAATCCCCTAGTTATTTTTGGTGGTACTCCCAGCGGATTTTTAAGCGATTTAAATGGATTTGGTCATTACCTATTCGGTAGTTTTTGGTTAAATCTATATTGGATCCTATTTACAGGAATTCTGGCAACGATTGGCATCTTATTTTGGAATCGAGGTTTTCTTTCCTCGGCAAAAGAACGACTACAGATCGCAAAAAAACGCTTTAGCGGAAAAACATTGGGAATAATGCTGTTTTTTATCTTGGCTTTTGTTTCGGTAGGAGCTTATAGTTATTACAATTTAAAGGTTTTGAACCAGTTGGAAAATGGTGATTATAGCAACAGAATCAGTGCGGAAGCTGAGAAGAAGTACGCTAAATACATTGACAAGCCCCATATTCAAGTCATCGATCTAAAAGCGTTTATCGATATTTTCCCAGAAGAAAGAGATGTTGTGGCAAAGGGTGAATTTAAGGTGATCAACAACTTTGACACGCCTATTGACACCTTATTTATGGAGATTAAATTTCCTATTGCCGACACTAAAATCACAAAAGTGGTTTATAATGGTCAAGAGCTGGAACCTTTTGAAAGAGATGAAGACTATCGGGCTTTTATTTATAAACTGCCAGAAAGTTTGCAACCTGAAGAAACTGCTTCCTTGGTAATTGAAACAAAAGCTACGACCCACGGCTTTTCCTCAGATAGCGAAACTGCAATCTTGGGGAATGGTACATTTTTTAGGGATGATATTTTTCCTTCCTTTCATTACGAACGGGTTTTGTTGGAAAATGGAGCACGGAAAAAATATGGCTTGGAAGAACTAGATTATATTCTTTCATCAAGAACAGATAGTACGGCACTTCGTAAAAACTTATTTAATGAAGATGGCGACTATCTCCATTTTGAAGCGGTTGTAAGTACCAAAAAAGGACAAGTTGCCGTGGCTCCCGGAAAGCTGACAAAACATTGGGATGAGGATGACAGAAGTTATTTTCAGTATAAACTGGAAAATAAAACCGATTATTTCTTCAGTTTTGTTTCTGCGGCCTATGAAATTGAAAAAGATAGTTGGATAGCTCCGAGTGGGAAAAAGGTAGATATAGAAATCTACCATTCTCCAAAACACAATAAAAACTTGGAATATTTTATCAAAGGGATAAAAGTGGCGTTGGATTACAATTCGAAAAACTTTTTGGAATATCCATATTCGGTGATTCGTGTGATAGAATTTCCAGCCTATGCAACTTTTGCACAATCTTTTGCGACCACAATTCCGTACTCTGAGGACTTTGGTTTTGCGGCCGATTTTTCAAAAGCAGATAGCTATAATTATGCTTTTAGAATTACTTCTCACGAAGTAGCACACCAATGGTGGGGCCATATCGTAACTCCCAGCAAAACTTCCGGGGGAAATATTATTTCAGAAACCCTTGCGGAATATACTTCCTTAATGACGATGAAGCATGAATACGGGGAGAACGCAATCAAAACTTTCCTAAAAAGTTCATTGGATAAATATCTGGCAGGCAGAAAGTTCAGTTTTAAACCTGAAAGAGCCTTGATAGATGTAGAAACCGGTGGACATATTTGGTATGAAAAAGGTTCTATGATTATGTACGATCTTCAAGATGCCATGGGCGAGGATGTACTCAATAAAGGATTAAAAAACTTTATGAATGAATATAAATACAATGAAAAAGGCTTTTATCCCACTTCGGAAGATTTATATAAAGCGATTCACGCCGTAACGCCCGATTCCCTTAAATATAAAATTGATGACGGTTTTAAGGAAATTGTACTTTATGAAAACAGGGTTATGGATGCCAAAACAAAAGAATTGGCAAATGGAAAATGGGAAACCACTTTTACCGTAAATAGTCAAAAAATCTATTATGATAATACGGGACGAGAAGAGAAAATTGACAATAAGAAAAACCTTGTCGATATAGGTTTATTCGGCGAAGATATCGTGAATAACGAGGGTGTCACCATAAAAAATCCTTTGTATTTTGAATTGAAATGGTTAAAGCCGGGAGATAATACTTTTACGATAGTCACCGATAAAAAACCATTAAAAGCCGGGATTGATCCTTATAATAAGTTGATTGACAGAAATTCGGATGATAATTTGAAGACGGTGGAATAG
- a CDS encoding ABC transporter ATP-binding protein: MLSIKNLNKTYPNGTQALNDVNLEIHNGMFGLLGPNGAGKSTLMRTIATLQVADSGSIEFDGIDVFSQPEELRKVLGYLPQDFGVYPKVTAEMMLDHIAKIKGIHSTADRKAYVADLLNKVNLYKFRKRNLGDYSGGMRQRFGIAQALIGNPKLIIVDEPTAGLDPLERNRFHNLLSELGENAVVILSTHIVDDVVNLCTNMAVFNDGRVVVQGHPQELTQSLNNKIYRKRIEKDEIERYQSEYTVLSTYLRSGNMNVNVFSETHPGEGFEAVSNNLEDFYFYSINQPQTV; the protein is encoded by the coding sequence ATGCTTTCTATTAAAAACCTTAATAAAACCTATCCAAATGGGACACAAGCGTTAAACGACGTAAACCTTGAAATCCACAACGGAATGTTCGGACTATTAGGACCTAACGGTGCAGGAAAATCCACTTTAATGAGAACCATTGCCACTCTACAAGTTGCAGATAGTGGCTCCATTGAATTTGATGGAATAGACGTTTTTAGCCAACCGGAGGAATTGAGAAAGGTATTGGGGTATTTGCCACAGGATTTTGGGGTATATCCCAAAGTTACCGCAGAAATGATGCTGGATCATATTGCCAAAATTAAGGGAATCCACAGCACCGCTGATCGCAAAGCTTATGTAGCAGATTTATTAAATAAGGTGAATCTCTATAAATTCAGAAAAAGAAATCTGGGTGATTATTCTGGCGGAATGCGGCAGCGATTCGGAATCGCACAAGCGTTGATAGGAAATCCCAAATTAATTATCGTGGACGAACCAACCGCAGGACTGGATCCTTTGGAACGCAATCGGTTCCACAACTTATTGAGCGAATTGGGCGAAAATGCAGTGGTTATTCTATCTACCCACATTGTGGATGATGTGGTTAATCTATGTACGAATATGGCTGTATTTAATGACGGACGTGTGGTGGTTCAAGGACATCCACAGGAATTGACCCAATCGTTGAACAATAAAATTTACCGTAAACGAATTGAAAAAGACGAAATCGAAAGATATCAATCAGAATATACGGTGCTATCAACTTATTTGCGAAGTGGAAATATGAATGTGAATGTTTTCAGTGAAACCCATCCTGGAGAAGGTTTCGAGGCAGTCAGCAATAATTTGGAAGATTTTTATTTCTACAGTATTAACCAACCACAAACCGTATAA